In Coleofasciculus chthonoplastes PCC 7420, the genomic window AAATACACCACGTTTAAAACAGCATTGCTCTAATATTTGCAGGAATTGACCCCAGCCAGCGTCTAGGCAATGCTTACCTAGCATCCCCTTGGCTAATGCTTTGAGGTTAAGACTTTCTGCAAATATCATCCCTGCCCAATCACAAAGATTATGGGCTAATTCCCAGTGGTAATTTTTCCTAATGTTGGCGATCCGTTCATGCAATCGACTGACTTTGACTTGAGCCTTAGCACGGTTACTACTCCCTGGACACTTTCTAGATACTCGTTTTTGCAGCAATTTAAGCTGGCGTTCAAGCTTTCTAAAAGGTTTGGGATTAGGGAATAATTGACCGTTCGACACAGCCGCAAAATGACTGATTCCTACATCTATCCCTATGGCTTCTCCGTGGGGCATTGGCTGGGGTACATCTAGATCCCATTGTAGGGTTAACATGACGTACCAACCTGATGCACGTTTGACCACGCGGGCTTGTTTGATGGTTGCTCCCTCTGGGATTGGGCGTGATTGATTGAATTTAACTAACCCAATCTTGGGCAATTTAACCACAGTCCCTTGAATAGGATCTTTCCCTAATTGAGGGAACACAAAAGACCGCATTTTACCAGCTTTCTTAAAGCGTGGGAACCCGTGACCCTGCTCCCACATACTGACAAATGCTTTCTCTAGCCGCTTGAGTGTTTGCTGTAGCACTTGAGAGTGAACCCGTTGCAGGTTTTCACTCGTTTTTCGGTATGCGGTTAGGCTTTTGCATTGACTAGCAAACGTAGGTCTGGGAGTATCAGCCGAAATGATGTATTCAGACCGGAGCGAACAAGCGCTAATCTGACAACTACGTGACTTAAACCAGTCTTTTCTTTCCGCTAATGCGTAATTGTACACACGGCGGTTTTGTTCCAGCCAATCTTCAAAAATGGCTATCTGGCTTTTAGTTGGCTTGAGCTTGAATTCATAGGTCAGATTAAACAACTTGCATCACCTCCTTACCCTATTATACACGCCTAGTTATCTATCGTTAGGACGTTTATTAAAGTCGTCCTAGAAGGACGAGGCTTTAGACCCAAGTTCCCGGTAATGTCCCGGCGGCGGCTTCGTCTTGATAGGCGGGGGTTTGCACGTAGCGATAGACCCCAGTGGCTGTAGCATCGGTGAAATGAACCGCTAAAATAGCACCATCCCCATCAAACCAATGTCCCATCCGTTGACCTCCTCGTTCTAGACGGGCAGGTCCATTGCGATACAGTGAGCCTCGTAATTCTTGAGGAATTCTGCCAGAGAGAATCGGTAAGGGGGTTAGGGGAAATTCAGTGGCGGGTTGAGCGATCGCCTTTGCCCAGGCTTTACGGGTTGATGGTGGGGTAGCTGTTTGCATGGTTCCCGATTCAGGGTGACTATTTCTTCTATCTTAGTTAATTTTTGTAACAAAATGAGCGCTAGGTTTTTATCCATTTTCCCCTGAAACCCTTTTACAGACTGGTTTTCAGCACTATCCTTAGGCTTTAGCCTACAAAATAGGGGGTTACACCCCTCATCCCTAAAGTGCTATAGTTTGATACGTAGATGCACCCTGATAATCAAGAGAGTCGCGCAAGTGACTCTTTTTTTTTTCGACATTTCCCCCCAATTACATTACAGATTTTAACGAAAAGTAAATTAGTTTATCATTTTGACACCATTGTCCGGAACAGTGATAGATTAAAAATTGAAGCAAGCAAGAAAGCTTCCAGTGACAGATATTACACTTCCGTTCACTGTTGAGTTCAGGAGGTAAAATAACTATCCATCTTATTTCCCTTGTATCAGTAATATCTGCCACATCAGATAGTGAAACGATCCA contains:
- a CDS encoding RNA-guided endonuclease InsQ/TnpB family protein, translating into MFNLTYEFKLKPTKSQIAIFEDWLEQNRRVYNYALAERKDWFKSRSCQISACSLRSEYIISADTPRPTFASQCKSLTAYRKTSENLQRVHSQVLQQTLKRLEKAFVSMWEQGHGFPRFKKAGKMRSFVFPQLGKDPIQGTVVKLPKIGLVKFNQSRPIPEGATIKQARVVKRASGWYVMLTLQWDLDVPQPMPHGEAIGIDVGISHFAAVSNGQLFPNPKPFRKLERQLKLLQKRVSRKCPGSSNRAKAQVKVSRLHERIANIRKNYHWELAHNLCDWAGMIFAESLNLKALAKGMLGKHCLDAGWGQFLQILEQCCFKRGVFFLKVDAKKTSQICPNCLTETGKKLLSERVHSCNHCGYITDRDVAAAQAVRIRGLAAVGYTVKMLSEGKLTRVPMTKESPSL